The following are from one region of the Polaribacter marinaquae genome:
- a CDS encoding helix-turn-helix domain-containing protein, which yields MINTANFTSKLKKVMEHHQLSASTFADKVGVQRSSISHILSGRNKPSLDFILKVTSEFNDVDINWLLKDEGVFPKNAVQKIKQHTPSSPTLFSSEKNNSGKNIQRIVVFYDDGTFEEYQK from the coding sequence ATGATAAACACAGCCAATTTTACAAGTAAACTGAAAAAAGTAATGGAACATCATCAACTTTCGGCATCTACGTTTGCAGATAAAGTTGGTGTGCAACGTTCTAGCATCTCTCATATTTTATCTGGAAGAAACAAACCAAGTTTAGATTTTATATTAAAAGTAACATCAGAATTTAACGACGTAGATATTAATTGGCTTTTAAAAGACGAAGGTGTTTTTCCTAAAAATGCAGTTCAGAAAATAAAACAGCACACCCCTTCTTCACCTACTTTATTTTCTTCAGAAAAAAATAACAGCGGAAAAAATATTCAACGAATTGTAGTTTTTTATGATGATGGTACTTTTGAAGAATATCAAAAATAA
- a CDS encoding M14 family zinc carboxypeptidase: MSLLAVDFLKTIFKEQKETSISGKWIRFKDIESLFQKYESKFLVQEIGTSEKGIPIYKLKIGTGKKKILLWSQMHGNESTGTKALFDLFNCFLNTNKEQLQTILDACTLVFIPMLNPDGAEVYTRVNGNNIDLNRDAVDRIAKESKLLRSVLEDFNPQFCFNLHDQRTIFNVENTKNPATISFLAPSEEVTRALTKGRKQTMNVIVAMNAVLQKMIPNYIGRYTDEFYPTATGDNFQKLGYNTILIESGHYPDDYVREVSREYTFYAILQGLYHIAITEDFSEYKDYFTIPNNAKDFYDIIHRYSGEKKDIAYQYKDQIVDGELVSTLVKVEESSLKGKIGHHEIVFEI; this comes from the coding sequence ATGAGCTTGTTAGCAGTAGATTTTTTGAAGACCATTTTTAAAGAACAAAAAGAAACTTCTATTTCTGGAAAATGGATTCGTTTTAAAGACATAGAAAGTTTGTTTCAGAAATATGAATCAAAATTTCTTGTGCAAGAAATAGGTACATCAGAAAAAGGAATACCTATTTATAAACTTAAAATTGGTACTGGTAAGAAAAAAATATTGTTGTGGTCGCAAATGCACGGAAATGAAAGTACGGGTACAAAAGCATTATTCGATCTATTTAATTGCTTTTTAAACACAAATAAAGAGCAATTACAAACAATTTTAGATGCATGTACATTGGTTTTTATACCTATGTTAAATCCAGACGGAGCAGAAGTTTATACAAGAGTAAATGGTAATAATATAGATCTTAATAGAGATGCTGTAGATCGAATTGCAAAAGAAAGCAAGTTATTAAGAAGTGTTTTGGAAGATTTTAATCCGCAGTTTTGTTTTAATTTACACGACCAAAGAACTATTTTTAATGTAGAAAACACTAAAAATCCTGCTACAATATCTTTCTTAGCGCCATCAGAAGAAGTGACAAGGGCGTTAACTAAAGGTAGAAAACAGACAATGAATGTAATTGTAGCTATGAATGCTGTTTTGCAAAAAATGATTCCGAATTATATAGGTAGATACACTGATGAGTTTTACCCAACTGCTACCGGAGATAATTTTCAAAAGTTAGGTTACAATACTATCTTAATAGAATCTGGTCACTATCCTGATGATTATGTAAGAGAAGTGTCTAGAGAATATACTTTTTATGCTATTTTACAAGGATTGTATCATATTGCAATTACCGAAGATTTTAGTGAGTATAAAGACTACTTTACTATCCCAAACAACGCAAAAGATTTTTATGATATAATTCATCGATATTCAGGCGAAAAGAAAGATATTGCCTACCAATATAAAGATCAAATTGTTGATGGTGAGTTAGTTTCGACATTGGTTAAAGTAGAAGAAAGTAGCTTAAAAGGCAAAATTGGTCACCACGAAATCGTTTTCGAAATCTAA
- a CDS encoding B12-binding domain-containing radical SAM protein, translating into MSTNALLITPPFTQLNTAYPATAYIKGFLDAKDVKTKQLDLSIELFTSVFTKEFIDAIFKQAEMLGNTALPLVWQQREAYIDKVDTVMNYLRVQEVTAAYQIVHKDFLPHGHRRVKLNKDLSKEFGKLGILDKAKHIATLFVEELGDFINTNVDEFFSFTRYAEQIGRAASSFNTLEECLQYETTLIEDEMLYLLEEQLQQDAYNLVCFTIPFPGNLFSALRCAQFIKEKYPTIKVAFGGGYCNTELRRLSDTRIFNYVDFITLDDGEGPLLRITEYLENKIGEESLERTFICRENKVVYADKTPNTIFHHKNLPAPSYVGLPTAKYLSFLDVMNPMHRMWSDGKWNKLTISHGCYWKQCSFCDVTLDYIGNYQNTTADDLVNKIEKIIAETGITGFHFVDEAAPPKMLRALANKLLERKVFITWWTNIRFEKTFTPELCALLSKSGCIAVTGGLEVASDRLLAKMKKGVDIGQVARVTKAFSDENIMVHAYLMFGFPTETAQETIDSLEVVRQLFYNNCIQSAFWHQFACTSHSPVGKNPEEFKIKITGPKFEGFAENDLFHEDPTGAEHHLYSEGLNIALNNYLNHKGFKIPLFNYFNFKVPEVTVKNNLIASHL; encoded by the coding sequence ATGTCTACTAACGCACTTTTAATTACTCCGCCATTTACGCAGTTAAATACTGCTTATCCTGCTACAGCATATATTAAAGGGTTTTTAGATGCTAAAGATGTTAAAACGAAGCAGCTAGATTTAAGTATCGAGTTATTTACAAGTGTTTTTACTAAAGAATTTATAGATGCCATTTTTAAACAAGCAGAAATGCTTGGTAATACTGCGTTGCCTTTGGTTTGGCAACAAAGAGAAGCATATATAGACAAAGTAGATACTGTAATGAATTATTTACGTGTACAAGAAGTTACTGCAGCTTATCAAATTGTGCACAAAGATTTTTTACCACACGGGCACAGGCGTGTAAAACTAAACAAAGATTTATCTAAAGAGTTTGGTAAACTAGGTATTTTAGACAAAGCAAAACACATTGCCACTTTATTTGTAGAAGAATTGGGTGATTTTATTAATACCAATGTAGACGAGTTTTTTTCTTTTACACGTTATGCAGAACAAATTGGTAGAGCAGCATCTAGTTTTAATACTTTAGAAGAATGTTTGCAATATGAAACCACTTTAATAGAAGACGAAATGTTGTATTTGTTAGAAGAACAATTACAACAAGATGCTTATAATTTGGTTTGTTTTACAATTCCGTTTCCTGGTAACTTGTTTTCGGCATTAAGATGTGCGCAATTTATCAAAGAAAAATATCCAACAATTAAGGTTGCTTTTGGCGGAGGTTATTGCAATACAGAACTTAGACGTTTATCAGACACGCGTATTTTTAATTACGTAGATTTTATAACTTTAGATGATGGTGAAGGGCCGTTGTTAAGAATTACAGAATATTTAGAAAATAAAATAGGAGAGGAGTCTTTAGAAAGAACTTTTATTTGCAGAGAAAACAAAGTTGTTTATGCAGATAAAACTCCGAATACAATTTTTCATCATAAAAATTTACCAGCACCAAGTTATGTTGGTTTGCCAACAGCAAAATACTTATCTTTTTTAGATGTTATGAATCCGATGCACAGAATGTGGTCTGATGGTAAATGGAATAAGTTAACTATTTCTCATGGTTGTTATTGGAAACAATGCTCGTTTTGTGACGTTACTTTAGATTATATCGGCAATTATCAAAACACTACTGCAGACGATTTGGTAAATAAAATCGAAAAGATAATTGCAGAAACAGGTATAACTGGTTTTCATTTTGTAGACGAAGCAGCACCACCAAAAATGTTAAGAGCATTAGCCAATAAATTACTAGAACGTAAAGTGTTTATTACTTGGTGGACAAATATTAGATTCGAAAAAACTTTTACGCCAGAACTGTGTGCACTTTTATCTAAATCTGGTTGTATTGCAGTAACTGGTGGTTTAGAAGTTGCATCCGATAGGTTGTTAGCAAAAATGAAAAAAGGAGTAGACATTGGGCAAGTAGCAAGAGTTACCAAAGCATTTTCCGATGAAAATATAATGGTTCATGCTTATTTAATGTTTGGTTTTCCTACAGAAACAGCGCAAGAAACTATCGATTCTTTAGAAGTTGTGCGTCAGTTGTTTTATAACAATTGTATTCAATCTGCTTTTTGGCATCAATTTGCTTGTACAAGTCATAGTCCGGTAGGTAAAAATCCAGAAGAATTTAAAATTAAAATTACAGGACCAAAGTTTGAAGGTTTTGCAGAAAACGATTTATTTCACGAAGATCCAACAGGGGCAGAGCATCATCTTTATAGCGAAGGATTAAATATTGCATTAAATAATTATTTAAATCATAAAGGTTTCAAAATTCCGTTGTTTAATTATTTCAATTTTAAAGTACCAGAGGTTACTGTTAAAAATAATTTAATCGCTAGTCATTTATAG
- a CDS encoding HipA family kinase yields the protein MNKIDIRTVNVVQYLQPLREGGSLPAIVKADNGFLYVLKFRGAGQGTKALISEFIGGELARALNLKVPELVFMNLDDSFAKTEPDEEIQDLLKFSVGLNLGLHFLSSAITYDPLVSKVDAFTASKVVLLDSLISNIDRTTKNTNLLHWNNELWVIDNGASFYFHHNWSTWENHLTRTFPLIKDHVLLEKATKLKEAALEIKKEINESIINEIVSKIPEDWLENEGEVLKPNEMRNAYITFLNAKLKMLDSLVKEAEDAR from the coding sequence ATGAATAAAATTGATATAAGAACAGTAAATGTGGTTCAGTATTTACAACCTTTAAGAGAAGGTGGTTCTTTGCCTGCAATTGTAAAAGCAGATAATGGCTTTTTGTATGTCTTAAAATTTAGAGGAGCCGGACAAGGAACCAAAGCTCTAATTTCTGAATTTATTGGTGGCGAACTTGCGAGAGCTTTAAACCTGAAAGTTCCAGAACTAGTATTTATGAATTTGGATGATTCTTTTGCAAAAACAGAACCCGATGAAGAAATACAAGATTTATTAAAATTTAGTGTGGGTTTAAATTTAGGGCTTCATTTTTTATCGAGCGCAATTACTTACGATCCTTTGGTTTCTAAAGTTGATGCTTTTACGGCATCAAAAGTTGTATTGTTAGATAGCTTGATTAGTAATATCGATAGAACAACAAAAAATACAAACTTGCTGCATTGGAATAATGAACTTTGGGTAATTGACAATGGCGCTAGTTTTTACTTTCACCATAATTGGAGTACTTGGGAAAATCATTTAACAAGAACGTTTCCGTTAATTAAAGACCATGTACTTTTAGAGAAAGCAACAAAACTAAAAGAAGCTGCACTAGAAATAAAAAAAGAAATAAACGAATCTATTATAAATGAAATCGTTTCTAAAATTCCGGAAGATTGGTTAGAGAATGAAGGTGAAGTTTTAAAACCTAACGAAATGAGAAATGCATATATTACTTTTTTAAATGCAAAATTAAAGATGTTAGATTCATTAGTAAAAGAAGCAGAAGATGCAAGATAG
- a CDS encoding Lrp/AsnC family transcriptional regulator, whose product MKKFILDEIDHQILDILIENARTPFTDIAKQLLVSAGTIHVRVKKMEDEGIIQGSTLTLNYEKMGYSFIAHVGVYLEKTSMTQSVIENLRNIPNVTVAYVTAGKYNIFCKVRAKGTNDAKDIIYQIDDVPGVNRTETMIALEESINDKKRMMHAIFKEL is encoded by the coding sequence ATGAAAAAATTCATTTTAGACGAAATAGACCATCAAATCTTAGACATTTTAATAGAGAATGCTAGAACACCATTTACAGATATTGCAAAACAATTATTAGTGTCTGCAGGAACCATTCACGTTCGTGTAAAAAAGATGGAGGATGAAGGTATTATTCAAGGTTCTACTTTAACACTTAACTACGAAAAAATGGGCTATTCTTTTATAGCACATGTTGGTGTATATCTAGAAAAAACGTCTATGACACAGAGTGTTATAGAAAATTTAAGAAACATACCTAACGTTACTGTTGCATATGTAACAGCAGGTAAATATAATATTTTCTGTAAAGTTAGAGCAAAAGGAACAAATGATGCAAAAGACATTATATATCAAATAGACGATGTTCCTGGAGTAAATAGAACAGAAACTATGATTGCTTTAGAAGAAAGTATAAACGATAAAAAGAGAATGATGCACGCAATTTTTAAAGAATTGTAG
- a CDS encoding phytanoyl-CoA dioxygenase: MNSNPNFIEIKTETTKLLDPEITQENAKISLDIIHLKLQETTAITGSDFSIENLAAIPTSKGKALGLNYAALCLLDYKRTTLFLQAIYTAIKELQDKKPKKKIKIFYAGCGPYAPFFTLICTLFKPSEIEFSLLDINIASINSTKKIIHAFNLFPYISSIYTADATTIKVPKSVCYNILISETLDAVLYRECYVPILMNLLPQFKKDVILIPENVLLTSSLINTDEPDKEEELLNVIFDVRNSILNNTISDNFNPLKVAISKKTEHYNTLVIDTNVHIYKDYWLKRYDSTLTTPYAYHLEKPFTKQKAVFTYHLDPEIEMKLTFE; the protein is encoded by the coding sequence TTGAATAGTAACCCTAACTTTATTGAAATTAAAACAGAAACCACAAAACTGTTAGATCCTGAAATTACTCAGGAAAATGCTAAAATTAGTTTAGATATAATTCATCTTAAATTACAAGAAACAACTGCTATTACAGGTTCTGATTTCTCAATTGAAAATTTAGCAGCAATACCCACATCAAAAGGAAAAGCGTTGGGTTTAAATTATGCTGCTTTATGTTTATTAGATTATAAAAGAACAACTCTTTTTTTACAAGCAATATATACTGCTATTAAAGAACTGCAAGACAAAAAACCTAAAAAAAAGATAAAAATATTCTATGCCGGTTGCGGACCTTACGCACCTTTTTTTACATTGATATGTACTCTTTTTAAACCAAGTGAAATTGAGTTTTCTTTGCTTGATATTAATATTGCATCAATAAATTCAACAAAAAAAATAATTCATGCCTTTAACTTATTTCCATACATAAGTTCAATTTATACTGCAGACGCCACAACTATAAAAGTACCTAAAAGTGTATGTTATAACATTTTAATAAGCGAAACTTTAGATGCTGTTTTATATAGAGAATGTTATGTACCTATTTTAATGAATTTATTACCTCAGTTTAAGAAAGACGTAATTTTGATTCCAGAAAATGTGCTACTCACCTCTTCTTTAATTAATACTGATGAACCTGATAAAGAAGAAGAACTTTTAAATGTTATTTTTGATGTTAGAAATAGCATACTAAATAATACAATTTCAGATAATTTCAATCCTTTAAAAGTTGCTATTTCTAAGAAAACAGAACACTATAATACTTTGGTAATTGATACAAATGTTCATATTTATAAAGACTATTGGTTAAAAAGATACGATTCTACTTTAACAACACCTTACGCCTATCACCTAGAAAAACCATTTACTAAGCAAAAAGCTGTTTTTACATATCATTTGGATCCAGAAATAGAAATGAAATTAACTTTTGAGTAA
- a CDS encoding M90 family metallopeptidase — MLYIIAISLLLILLIFTIRSNKKRAIKNIEKISVPNHWHSVLKDNVLFYQKLTEKEQQLFREKMAGFLASVHIRAIKFELEELDTLLVAASAVIPVFRFPSWQYTNLTTVLIYPDYFDDDLQFDSKVAHRNIGGLVGTGRFENQMILSRKALHHGFQNKTDKGNTAIHEFIHLLDKLDGVIDGIPEVLLDKQYTIPYLQLIHKKIEEINNDDSDIRNYGGTSEIEFLAVAGEYFFERPKLMKRKHPDLYKMLASCFIK, encoded by the coding sequence ATGCTTTATATTATTGCAATCTCTTTATTATTAATACTTTTAATATTTACTATTAGAAGTAATAAAAAAAGAGCGATTAAAAACATTGAAAAAATTTCTGTACCCAACCATTGGCATAGTGTTTTAAAGGATAACGTTTTATTTTATCAAAAACTTACAGAAAAAGAGCAACAACTTTTTCGAGAAAAAATGGCAGGCTTTTTAGCATCCGTTCATATTAGGGCTATTAAATTTGAATTGGAAGAGTTAGATACGTTGTTAGTTGCTGCCAGTGCTGTAATTCCGGTATTTAGATTTCCTTCTTGGCAGTATACAAACTTAACAACGGTTTTAATTTATCCAGATTATTTTGATGATGATTTACAGTTTGACTCTAAGGTAGCACACAGAAATATTGGTGGTTTAGTGGGTACAGGAAGGTTTGAAAATCAAATGATTTTATCAAGAAAAGCACTGCATCATGGTTTTCAGAATAAAACAGATAAAGGAAACACAGCTATTCACGAGTTTATTCATCTTCTCGATAAATTGGATGGTGTTATTGATGGTATTCCAGAAGTTTTACTAGACAAACAATACACGATTCCTTATTTACAGTTAATTCATAAAAAAATCGAAGAAATTAATAATGATGATTCTGATATTAGAAATTACGGAGGAACATCTGAAATTGAATTTTTAGCTGTGGCTGGAGAGTATTTCTTTGAAAGACCTAAACTAATGAAAAGAAAACACCCAGATTTATATAAGATGTTAGCGTCTTGTTTTATCAAATAA
- a CDS encoding M1 family metallopeptidase, whose amino-acid sequence MKIKIWILLAFLSISTLSFSQNNAIYRAEREKTHNLIHTKLKVNFNFDKKELNGEAWVTAKPHFYATNLFTLDAKAMLFDEVSLNGTKLNYDYDDAQIVIKLPKKYTKEEKFTIYLKYTARPEKVKDKGSAAITGAKGLYFINADGADKNKSTQIWTQGETEGSSCWFPTIDAPNQKTTQEIYITVPNKFVTLSNGSLVNQTNNGNLRTDYWKMDQKHAPYLFFMGVGEFEIVKDSYKNIPVNYYVEKEYAQYAKDIFGNTPEMIQFFSEKLGVAYPWNKYSQMVVRDYVSGAMENTTAVVHGEQAYQTPGQLIDENTHENTIAHELFHHWFGDLVTTESWANLTLNESFANYSEYLWQEYKYGEEAAEMYMHSNVSLYLEGQESDKDLVRFNYLDKEDMFDIVSYNKGGAILHMLRNYLGDKAFFESLKTYLNDYKYKAAEAHQLRLIFEKVTGKDLNWFFNQWYFGANHPKIDVSYDYNKLRKTVTVNILQLQPENFQFPLTLDIFEGNKRRRETVFVENKDASFTFPFNTMPDLIQINSDGVLLAEFNENKVLSDYIFQLKNATHFMHRREALLEVVKKQDDKVAFNAVVSALDDSSYKIRVLALENIDLINKFSKKDAIRKIMQLANNDAKTLVKAAAIETLGKLTDPELKSIFTKGLQSKSYAVLGKSLVAMYYIDKDLALKKSKELPDDVRKILATPLTQIFIESKDETELPFIAKSVVSGMFLSGQGSTKVMYEKAFKMISKSNNMLAIQNLVEDMVTKGNQYKKFSFDKVVINLMRTIIKEQEKSTNTNKDRNIAIVKEAMTGLL is encoded by the coding sequence ATGAAGATTAAAATCTGGATTCTACTTGCATTCCTATCAATAAGCACCTTAAGTTTCTCACAAAATAATGCCATTTATAGGGCAGAAAGAGAAAAAACGCACAACTTAATTCATACCAAACTAAAAGTTAATTTTAATTTTGATAAAAAAGAATTAAACGGTGAAGCTTGGGTTACTGCAAAACCTCATTTCTATGCTACAAACCTTTTTACGTTAGATGCAAAAGCAATGTTGTTTGATGAAGTTTCTTTAAACGGAACAAAATTAAATTACGATTATGATGATGCTCAAATAGTAATAAAACTTCCAAAAAAGTATACAAAAGAAGAAAAATTTACGATCTATTTAAAATATACAGCAAGGCCAGAAAAAGTTAAAGACAAAGGTAGTGCGGCAATTACTGGTGCAAAAGGTTTGTATTTTATAAATGCTGATGGTGCAGATAAAAATAAGTCAACACAAATCTGGACACAAGGAGAAACAGAGGGAAGCAGTTGTTGGTTTCCAACAATAGATGCGCCCAATCAAAAAACTACACAAGAAATTTACATTACAGTTCCTAACAAATTTGTTACTTTATCTAATGGATCACTTGTAAATCAAACAAATAATGGCAATTTAAGAACTGATTACTGGAAAATGGATCAAAAACATGCACCTTATTTATTTTTTATGGGTGTTGGCGAGTTCGAGATAGTAAAAGATTCTTATAAAAATATTCCGGTAAACTACTATGTAGAAAAAGAATATGCACAATATGCAAAAGATATCTTTGGTAATACACCAGAAATGATACAATTCTTTTCAGAAAAATTGGGCGTTGCTTATCCTTGGAATAAATACAGCCAAATGGTTGTTAGAGATTATGTTTCTGGTGCTATGGAAAATACCACAGCAGTTGTTCATGGTGAACAAGCCTACCAAACACCCGGACAATTAATAGACGAAAACACTCATGAAAACACTATAGCACACGAACTTTTTCATCATTGGTTTGGCGATTTAGTAACAACAGAGAGTTGGGCTAATCTAACACTTAACGAGTCTTTTGCGAATTATAGCGAATATTTATGGCAAGAATATAAATACGGAGAAGAGGCAGCAGAAATGTACATGCATTCTAATGTTAGTTTATATTTAGAAGGTCAAGAATCTGATAAAGATTTGGTTCGTTTTAATTATTTAGATAAAGAAGATATGTTCGATATAGTTAGCTATAACAAAGGTGGCGCTATTTTGCACATGCTAAGAAACTATTTAGGAGACAAAGCTTTTTTCGAAAGCTTAAAAACGTATTTAAATGACTATAAATATAAGGCAGCAGAGGCACATCAATTGCGTTTAATTTTCGAGAAAGTAACTGGTAAAGATTTAAACTGGTTCTTTAATCAATGGTATTTTGGTGCAAATCATCCAAAAATAGATGTTTCTTATGATTATAATAAGTTAAGAAAAACTGTGACAGTAAACATTTTACAACTGCAACCAGAAAATTTTCAATTTCCTTTAACATTAGATATTTTTGAAGGTAATAAGCGTAGAAGAGAAACTGTTTTTGTAGAGAATAAGGATGCTTCATTCACATTTCCTTTTAATACAATGCCAGATTTAATTCAGATAAATTCTGATGGTGTATTGTTGGCAGAGTTTAATGAAAATAAAGTTTTAAGTGATTATATTTTTCAGTTAAAAAATGCAACACATTTTATGCATCGAAGAGAGGCTCTTTTAGAAGTTGTAAAAAAACAAGACGATAAAGTTGCATTTAATGCTGTTGTATCAGCTTTAGATGATTCTTCATATAAAATTAGAGTACTAGCTTTAGAAAATATCGATTTAATTAATAAATTTTCTAAGAAAGATGCCATTAGAAAAATTATGCAATTGGCTAATAATGATGCTAAAACATTAGTTAAAGCTGCTGCTATAGAAACTTTAGGGAAATTAACAGACCCAGAATTAAAATCTATTTTTACAAAAGGTTTGCAAAGTAAATCGTATGCAGTTTTAGGAAAATCTTTAGTTGCTATGTATTATATAGATAAAGATTTGGCTTTAAAAAAATCTAAAGAATTACCAGACGATGTTCGTAAAATATTGGCAACACCCTTAACACAAATATTTATTGAGTCTAAAGACGAAACAGAATTACCATTTATTGCAAAAAGTGTTGTTTCTGGTATGTTTTTATCTGGACAAGGATCAACAAAAGTGATGTATGAAAAAGCTTTTAAAATGATTTCTAAAAGCAATAATATGTTGGCAATTCAGAATTTAGTAGAAGATATGGTAACCAAAGGAAATCAATATAAAAAGTTTAGCTTCGATAAGGTAGTAATCAACTTAATGAGAACAATAATAAAAGAACAAGAAAAATCTACAAATACCAATAAAGATAGAAATATTGCAATTGTAAAAGAAGCAATGACGGGTCTCTTGTAA
- a CDS encoding DUF3037 domain-containing protein, with the protein MQDRFTFEYAIIRVVPKVEREEFFNVGVILFSKRKKFLGIKYHINPDKLKALAPELDLNFLNNYLAAWVQICEGNKAGGKIGEFEIADRFRWLAACRSTIIQSSKTHPGLCEQPEDSLNDIFKKFVM; encoded by the coding sequence ATGCAAGATAGATTTACATTTGAATATGCAATTATACGTGTTGTGCCAAAAGTAGAACGCGAAGAATTTTTTAACGTGGGTGTAATTCTATTTTCTAAAAGAAAAAAGTTTTTAGGAATTAAATACCATATAAACCCAGACAAGTTAAAAGCACTTGCCCCAGAATTAGATCTTAATTTTTTAAATAATTATTTAGCAGCTTGGGTGCAAATTTGTGAGGGCAATAAAGCTGGTGGTAAAATTGGTGAATTTGAAATTGCAGACAGATTTAGATGGCTTGCTGCTTGCAGAAGTACAATTATACAAAGCTCTAAAACACACCCTGGTTTGTGTGAACAACCAGAAGATTCTTTAAATGATATTTTTAAGAAATTTGTAATGTAA
- a CDS encoding tRNA-uridine aminocarboxypropyltransferase: MQEESYNYRIQCYKCMRPNSTCICKHIRSFDTKTRFIILMHPKEYKKEKNGTGVMTNLQLKNAEIVVGVDFTNNKRINNIIDNKKKSSFLLYPGKESFNLSTRKKPEIERFLDKKPHIFILDGTWPCARKMLKLSKNLQELNRISFDNKIKSKFIIKQQPESLCLSTIESVYTVLNLLKKAEIENCDTSNFLVPFKKMIGYQLDYLLNPKSKNYLPEASNIITPKNSYKKETQRSIIYEQE, encoded by the coding sequence TTGCAAGAAGAAAGTTATAATTACAGAATACAATGTTACAAATGTATGAGACCAAATAGTACTTGTATTTGTAAACACATCCGTTCTTTTGATACAAAAACTCGTTTTATTATTTTAATGCATCCGAAAGAATATAAAAAAGAGAAAAACGGAACAGGAGTTATGACAAATCTTCAGTTAAAAAATGCTGAAATAGTAGTTGGTGTAGACTTTACCAACAACAAACGAATTAATAATATAATTGATAATAAAAAAAAATCTTCTTTCTTATTATACCCAGGTAAAGAAAGTTTTAATTTATCTACTAGAAAAAAACCAGAAATAGAACGTTTTTTAGATAAAAAACCTCATATTTTTATTCTTGATGGTACTTGGCCTTGTGCAAGAAAAATGCTGAAGCTAAGTAAAAACTTACAGGAATTAAATAGAATAAGTTTCGACAACAAAATAAAGTCTAAATTTATTATCAAACAACAGCCAGAATCGCTTTGTCTTAGTACGATAGAGTCTGTTTACACGGTTTTAAATCTACTTAAAAAAGCAGAAATAGAAAATTGTGATACTTCTAATTTTCTAGTTCCTTTTAAAAAAATGATTGGGTATCAACTTGATTATTTATTAAACCCAAAAAGTAAAAATTATCTTCCGGAAGCTAGTAATATTATTACACCTAAAAATAGTTATAAGAAAGAAACTCAAAGAAGTATTATTTACGAACAAGAATAA